The following proteins are encoded in a genomic region of Alphaproteobacteria bacterium:
- a CDS encoding fumarylacetoacetate hydrolase family protein — MRLVRFGTAGEEYPGLIDRQGKLRDARPWVDDWAGAALHPDNLRRLADKDFAALPEVAGYARLGPCIGGVGKIVGVALNYRSHIAETGAKTPAEPSLFLKAPSALCGARDPIIMPKTGSKLDWEVELGVVIGRKATNVAPGNAPSFIAGYCLLNDVSERAFQLERGGQQHSKGKSADTFCPIGPWLLPSHAVADPQAIRLWTEVNGKRMQDGNTAAMIYGVAALVSYISEFMTLLPGDVIATGTPEGVGKGMNPPRYLAIGDVVTMGGDGLGEHRHAVNGF, encoded by the coding sequence ATGCGTCTGGTACGTTTTGGCACGGCTGGCGAGGAATATCCCGGCTTGATCGATAGGCAAGGCAAGCTGCGCGATGCGAGGCCGTGGGTCGATGACTGGGCCGGCGCGGCGCTCCACCCGGATAATCTGCGCCGTCTGGCGGATAAGGATTTTGCGGCGCTGCCTGAGGTCGCGGGCTATGCGAGATTAGGCCCTTGCATCGGCGGCGTCGGCAAGATCGTGGGTGTCGCGCTCAATTACCGTTCGCATATCGCCGAGACCGGCGCGAAGACCCCGGCGGAGCCGAGCCTGTTTCTCAAGGCGCCTTCGGCGCTTTGCGGCGCTCGCGATCCCATCATCATGCCAAAGACCGGCAGCAAGCTGGATTGGGAGGTCGAGCTTGGCGTCGTGATCGGCCGGAAAGCGACGAATGTCGCGCCCGGAAACGCGCCGTCCTTCATCGCCGGTTACTGCCTGCTCAACGATGTCTCGGAGCGGGCCTTTCAGCTGGAGCGCGGCGGGCAGCAGCACAGCAAGGGCAAGAGCGCCGATACCTTCTGTCCCATCGGGCCGTGGCTTCTGCCGTCTCATGCCGTCGCCGATCCGCAAGCCATCCGGCTATGGACCGAGGTGAACGGCAAGCGGATGCAGGACGGCAATACCGCCGCCATGATTTACGGCGTCGCGGCGCTGGTGAGCTATATCAGCGAATTCATGACTCTATTGCCCGGCGACGTGATCGCCACCGGCACGCCGGAGGGAGTCGGCAAAGGCATGAATCCGCCGCGCTATCTGGCCATTGGCGATGTCGTGACCATGGGCGGCGACGGGCTTGGCGAGCACCGGCATGCGGTCAATGGATTTTAG